A stretch of the Bdellovibrio sp. 22V genome encodes the following:
- the recO gene encoding DNA repair protein RecO: MTQAKERFIILRKIKYSEADLILHAISTQGEKLSFIARGALKSKKRFGGGVLEPTHFVTFTYKMANEEGQLNVLQEANLVNDFPGLRTDYDRLDLALHILECVSKVSQEGDKTSDFLFNLLGNTLKAMETAQDPLIVKMHFYLKFLLQQGVVNAEPWMTPFLRTNLQDTNQLLNQRQIVDEELQNVEQMVRHYLEHATL, translated from the coding sequence TTGACACAAGCCAAAGAACGCTTCATCATTCTTCGAAAAATCAAATACTCAGAAGCGGATCTGATTCTGCACGCTATTTCCACGCAAGGAGAGAAGCTGTCTTTTATCGCGCGCGGAGCTTTGAAAAGTAAAAAGCGTTTCGGCGGAGGCGTTCTTGAACCCACGCATTTCGTTACTTTCACCTATAAGATGGCGAATGAAGAAGGCCAGCTCAACGTTTTGCAAGAAGCCAATCTGGTAAATGATTTTCCAGGATTGCGCACGGACTATGACCGCCTCGATTTAGCTTTGCACATTTTGGAATGTGTCAGCAAAGTCAGTCAGGAAGGCGACAAAACTTCGGACTTCTTGTTCAATCTCTTAGGCAACACTTTGAAGGCGATGGAGACGGCCCAAGATCCACTGATTGTGAAAATGCACTTCTATCTGAAATTTCTTTTGCAACAAGGGGTGGTGAACGCAGAGCCATGGATGACTCCCTTTCTGCGCACAAACCTGCAGGATACAAATCAGCTCTTAAATCAAAGACAAATCGTCGACGAAGAACTCCAAAACGTCGAACAAATGGTCCGCCACTACCTAGAACACGCCACTCTCTAG
- a CDS encoding tyrosine-type recombinase/integrase, translating to MAFRLIENIDKYLKYMTFIKSASPLTIKHYRLDLNQVYNFENNSSSIKTSWTEAELLASARAAFNGWAHLSLASRNRKASTLKSFFSWAFDQGLTERDLSLQIVSPKVPKKLPHFLSVDETLAVLKSFDDAKVTIPLKEKVLFLLLYGGGLRVSEACNLQWASVQLSQKVLRVKGKGSKERVVALPSLTIQVLQKWKKESSFDEYVFGEKPLNTRTAYEMVRQSGIRAGLLKPLHPHALRHSFATHLLSSGANLRTLQELLGHESLQATEKYTHLGIDQLARTMEKAHPLGKKSG from the coding sequence ATGGCTTTTAGACTTATTGAAAATATAGATAAGTATCTGAAATACATGACGTTTATAAAATCGGCATCACCCTTGACGATCAAGCACTATCGCTTGGACCTCAACCAAGTTTATAATTTCGAGAATAACTCATCTTCTATAAAAACGAGCTGGACCGAGGCCGAGCTCCTAGCCTCCGCCCGGGCTGCCTTTAATGGCTGGGCTCATCTTTCCCTGGCCTCCCGCAATCGCAAAGCCTCAACGCTAAAGAGCTTTTTTTCCTGGGCCTTTGATCAAGGTCTGACAGAGCGCGATCTCTCTTTACAAATCGTCAGCCCTAAAGTGCCGAAGAAGCTTCCGCATTTTTTAAGCGTCGATGAGACTCTCGCTGTGCTTAAAAGTTTTGATGATGCAAAGGTCACGATTCCCTTAAAAGAAAAAGTCCTTTTCCTTCTTCTTTATGGCGGCGGCCTGCGAGTCAGCGAAGCCTGCAACCTGCAATGGGCCAGTGTGCAGTTGTCGCAAAAAGTTTTGCGTGTGAAAGGAAAGGGCTCGAAAGAAAGAGTTGTGGCTCTCCCCTCCTTGACGATTCAAGTTTTGCAAAAGTGGAAAAAAGAAAGTTCGTTTGATGAATATGTCTTCGGCGAAAAACCGTTGAATACAAGAACAGCGTACGAGATGGTTCGTCAGAGCGGAATTCGCGCGGGCCTTCTTAAGCCACTTCATCCTCATGCTCTAAGACACAGCTTTGCAACTCATCTTTTAAGCAGTGGAGCTAATCTCAGAACACTTCAAGAACTCCTCGGCCACGAAAGTCTACAAGCCACCGAGAAGTACACGCACTTAGGAATTGATCAACTGGCGCGCACGATGGAAAAAGCGCATCCGCTGGGAAAAAAGAGCGGCTAG
- a CDS encoding sigma-54 dependent transcriptional regulator: MNENNSTTVLPSSQNANQVMWNTNQTSKVVENKTIVYQSEVMGSLMKMIDRVAPSTANILVLGESGTGKELIARSIHERSGRKNKPFIAINCGALRETLLESELFGHEKGSFTGAYNRKIGLAEAANGGTLFLDEIGELDPAIQAKLLRFIQEGEIYRVGGKDPIKVDIRLICATNRELDQEVVKGNFREDLFYRINTIVVSAPPLRRRKEDIPALVNHFLNNSQHAYLNRGRSVNEEAMKALVRYDWPGNIRELQNVCERLQILSEGHMIMLNDIPENIRNGEMEKDVIEYDPSMTLHDLEKRYILKALAHFGGNKTQAANNLGITIKTLYNKLHEYGEFEKFAVHTKPMK; this comes from the coding sequence ATGAACGAAAACAACTCAACAACTGTTTTGCCCTCTTCACAGAATGCAAACCAAGTTATGTGGAACACAAATCAAACTTCGAAAGTCGTAGAAAACAAGACTATCGTCTACCAATCCGAGGTGATGGGTAGCTTGATGAAGATGATAGACCGAGTGGCTCCTTCAACGGCGAACATCTTGGTTCTGGGTGAGTCGGGTACAGGTAAAGAGTTGATCGCTCGTTCGATCCATGAGCGTTCAGGCCGCAAAAACAAACCCTTCATCGCGATCAACTGCGGTGCTCTTCGCGAGACTCTTCTTGAGTCAGAACTTTTCGGTCATGAAAAAGGCTCTTTCACGGGCGCTTACAACCGCAAGATCGGTTTGGCTGAGGCTGCTAATGGCGGAACTTTGTTCCTTGATGAAATCGGTGAGTTGGATCCAGCGATCCAAGCTAAACTTCTTCGCTTCATTCAAGAAGGTGAAATCTATCGCGTGGGCGGTAAGGATCCAATCAAAGTTGATATCCGTTTGATCTGTGCGACGAACAGAGAGTTGGACCAAGAAGTTGTAAAAGGTAATTTCCGTGAAGACCTTTTCTATCGTATTAATACAATCGTGGTGAGCGCTCCTCCTCTCCGTCGTCGTAAAGAGGACATCCCCGCTCTTGTGAATCATTTCTTGAATAATTCACAACACGCTTACTTGAACCGTGGTCGTTCTGTGAATGAAGAAGCTATGAAAGCCCTTGTTCGTTACGACTGGCCAGGTAATATCCGTGAGCTTCAGAACGTGTGTGAAAGACTTCAGATCTTGTCTGAAGGTCATATGATCATGTTGAACGATATTCCAGAAAACATCCGTAATGGCGAGATGGAAAAAGACGTGATCGAATACGATCCAAGCATGACTTTGCATGATCTTGAGAAGCGCTACATCTTGAAAGCTTTGGCTCACTTTGGTGGGAACAAGACGCAAGCTGCGAACAACTTGGGTATTACGATCAAGACTCTTTATAACAAACTTCATGAGTACGGCGAATTCGAAAAATTCGCGGTTCACACGAAGCCGATGAAATAA
- a CDS encoding tail fiber domain-containing protein — translation MKLKEILDKTTAFFKDKKFETPRLDAELLFAHGLKLERIQLYLKFDQPMKEDELNTLRELVRRRGGTGLTGGPITSTGTISLANTAVTAGSYTRANITVDAQGRLTAASNGAAVNLATEVTGTLPIANGGTGQTSATAAFNALSPLTTKGDIVVNDGTNDIRLGVGTNGQVLSANSAQPSGLQWITPTNGTVTSVSGTAPISVATGTSTPVISIADATTLAKGAVQVGAGIAVSAGTISADPANFPSAVPVSKGGTGSTSLTANRLLASNGTGSAVTAFNCATGQLLTFDATGMMTCTSFTNGSVFVNGGNSFATNATLGTNDNYPLAFETNATTRMTIDSNGQIGIGTGSPTRALDVQTNVSGMDGISYTNTNTGSAAIANMRITNSSGKQLSFSQYAATLSGGTNSFQPNGSLISANGAGGLSIETSVASAIRFYTGGSSINEERMRIQATGEVGVGTSAPAAKLHVNGGVVRVENSGGEAIMIHRPAGLFSYINFTSAGSRRWHMGVNNVGESGSNIGSDFYINRANDSGVYIDTPLVISRSTGDVTLTGNVTTGARILMGRDGVNNAYLSATGTGTDTQKAAIGFNSNATTGMINELMFRIKDTDAARLVTAGSGGPFLKLHPTTLSSAPTGWGGGLWTWDAYVEATLGLGKNGAINTTFSWDGNGSMAGTLTQNSDIRLKEDIHRIPASLAKIEQLNGVTYYWKDRERDPRKQMGLIAQDVQKVFPEAVRKAPNGYLSVAYQNLVSPIIEAIKELHKLYLDQKEEVEALKKENQDLKERLDRLEQRLEKIEPEVGREKTTPGRASN, via the coding sequence ATGAAGCTTAAAGAAATTCTCGATAAAACAACGGCGTTTTTTAAAGACAAAAAATTCGAGACTCCGCGCTTGGATGCTGAGCTTTTGTTTGCGCACGGTTTGAAGCTTGAAAGAATTCAGCTCTATCTAAAGTTTGACCAGCCGATGAAAGAAGACGAACTCAATACCCTGCGCGAGTTGGTTCGTCGTCGTGGAGGTACGGGCTTAACGGGTGGACCTATTACTTCGACCGGAACTATTTCTCTTGCGAATACAGCGGTGACTGCAGGTTCTTACACTCGTGCTAATATCACCGTCGATGCTCAAGGCCGTTTGACAGCCGCTTCGAACGGAGCTGCGGTTAATCTTGCAACCGAAGTCACTGGAACTTTACCGATCGCAAACGGTGGTACGGGTCAAACATCGGCAACAGCCGCGTTTAATGCTCTCTCCCCGCTGACAACAAAAGGTGACATCGTTGTTAACGACGGCACAAATGATATTCGTCTCGGTGTCGGCACCAACGGACAAGTTCTTTCCGCAAACTCAGCTCAGCCTTCAGGACTTCAGTGGATCACTCCAACAAACGGAACTGTGACGAGCGTTTCTGGGACAGCACCGATTTCCGTTGCGACCGGAACATCAACACCGGTGATTTCAATTGCTGACGCAACAACGTTGGCGAAAGGCGCTGTGCAAGTCGGCGCAGGTATCGCTGTCTCTGCCGGAACGATCAGTGCGGATCCTGCGAACTTCCCTTCGGCAGTTCCTGTTAGTAAAGGCGGTACGGGCTCGACATCTCTCACAGCCAACCGACTTCTTGCTTCGAATGGAACGGGTTCGGCCGTCACGGCATTTAACTGCGCAACCGGACAACTCTTAACATTCGATGCGACAGGAATGATGACATGTACTTCCTTTACGAACGGCTCCGTGTTTGTAAATGGGGGAAACTCCTTCGCGACAAATGCAACGCTGGGAACAAATGACAACTATCCTTTGGCTTTCGAAACGAACGCAACAACACGAATGACTATTGATTCCAACGGTCAGATCGGGATCGGTACTGGCTCACCGACCAGAGCTTTGGACGTACAAACGAACGTCTCGGGAATGGACGGCATTAGTTATACAAATACAAACACGGGCTCGGCGGCAATCGCCAACATGCGTATTACGAATAGTTCTGGAAAACAATTGTCCTTCAGTCAATACGCCGCAACTCTCAGTGGCGGTACGAACTCGTTTCAACCGAACGGAAGTTTGATTTCTGCAAACGGTGCTGGCGGTCTCAGCATTGAAACCTCTGTCGCTTCAGCTATCCGTTTCTATACCGGAGGCTCTTCGATCAATGAAGAGCGTATGCGCATTCAGGCTACGGGTGAGGTCGGCGTGGGCACGAGTGCTCCTGCTGCAAAACTTCATGTCAATGGCGGTGTGGTTCGCGTTGAGAACTCGGGCGGCGAAGCGATCATGATCCATCGCCCTGCCGGTCTTTTTAGTTACATCAATTTTACAAGCGCAGGCAGTCGCCGCTGGCATATGGGTGTTAACAACGTTGGAGAAAGTGGCTCGAATATCGGCTCTGATTTTTATATCAATCGCGCGAATGACTCCGGCGTTTATATTGATACACCGTTGGTTATTTCCCGCTCGACAGGCGACGTCACTTTGACTGGAAATGTCACGACGGGCGCCCGCATCTTGATGGGAAGAGACGGCGTCAACAATGCGTACTTAAGCGCAACAGGAACTGGGACCGACACTCAGAAGGCGGCGATTGGTTTTAACTCGAATGCAACAACGGGTATGATCAACGAACTTATGTTCCGGATTAAAGATACCGACGCCGCTCGCCTCGTGACAGCGGGTTCGGGAGGACCTTTCTTAAAACTTCACCCAACGACACTGAGTTCAGCTCCAACAGGTTGGGGCGGAGGCCTTTGGACCTGGGACGCGTATGTCGAAGCGACGTTAGGTCTTGGAAAAAATGGTGCGATCAATACAACATTTAGCTGGGATGGAAATGGAAGTATGGCGGGAACGCTGACGCAAAACTCGGACATCCGTCTTAAAGAAGACATTCATCGCATCCCCGCGAGTCTTGCGAAGATCGAACAGCTTAACGGTGTGACTTACTACTGGAAAGACCGCGAAAGAGATCCGCGCAAACAAATGGGTTTGATCGCACAAGATGTCCAAAAAGTTTTTCCTGAAGCTGTTAGAAAAGCGCCGAATGGATATCTGAGCGTAGCGTATCAAAACCTTGTGTCGCCGATCATTGAGGCAATCAAAGAATTGCATAAGCTGTATCTGGATCAAAAAGAAGAAGTCGAAGCTTTGAAAAAAGAAAATCAGGATTTAAAGGAACGCTTAGACAGACTTGAGCAGCGTCTAGAAAAAATCGAGCCCGAAGTGGGAAGAGAGAAAACCACTCCGGGCCGCGCTAGTAACTAA
- the prfA gene encoding peptide chain release factor 1 codes for MFSKLDEVESRYEEVNMALQRPDIASNQTQYRALMKELGNLEKIVVVYRDYKKKTENLKASKELLTAEQDSEMRELIREEVKELEAQLPELEQQLKIALIPKDPNDDKNIILEIRAGAGGDEASLFADELFRGYVHYASTQGWKVEMLSFSEGNVGGAKEIIASITGDSVFSKLKYESGVHRVQRVPKTEAAGRIHTSTVTVAVIPEVEVNEIKIPMSDVRIETMRSQGSGGQSVNRTESAVRVVHIPTGIDVKCQEGKSQSANRERAFQILYAKLQQIEDEKARKEASDVRLEQIGTGDRSERIRTYNFPQTRITDHRIGLTIHQLDQVMGGAFELLIDPLVANFQAEALKKQTS; via the coding sequence ATGTTCTCAAAATTGGATGAAGTGGAATCACGCTATGAAGAAGTCAATATGGCTCTTCAAAGGCCCGATATTGCTTCAAACCAAACTCAGTACCGTGCCTTGATGAAAGAGCTGGGAAATCTTGAGAAGATCGTTGTTGTCTATCGTGACTACAAAAAGAAAACGGAAAATCTAAAAGCCAGCAAAGAACTTCTTACGGCAGAACAAGATTCTGAAATGCGCGAGCTTATCCGCGAAGAAGTGAAAGAACTTGAAGCCCAACTCCCTGAGCTTGAGCAACAACTTAAAATTGCCCTGATTCCTAAAGATCCTAACGATGATAAGAATATTATCTTAGAGATTCGTGCTGGAGCCGGCGGTGACGAGGCTTCTCTTTTTGCTGACGAGCTTTTCCGCGGTTACGTTCACTACGCAAGCACTCAAGGCTGGAAAGTGGAAATGCTTTCTTTCTCCGAAGGTAACGTGGGTGGAGCGAAAGAGATCATCGCCAGTATCACAGGCGATTCCGTTTTCAGTAAATTGAAATACGAATCCGGCGTTCACCGCGTTCAACGTGTTCCAAAAACAGAAGCTGCGGGCCGTATTCATACGTCGACAGTGACTGTGGCGGTTATTCCAGAAGTGGAAGTGAACGAAATCAAAATCCCAATGAGTGATGTGCGTATCGAAACAATGCGTTCACAAGGTTCTGGTGGTCAGTCGGTCAACAGAACGGAGTCAGCGGTTCGTGTCGTGCATATTCCAACGGGTATCGATGTGAAGTGCCAAGAAGGTAAATCACAATCCGCAAATAGAGAGCGCGCTTTCCAAATTCTTTACGCTAAACTTCAACAAATCGAAGACGAAAAAGCGCGTAAAGAGGCTTCTGACGTTCGTTTGGAGCAAATTGGAACGGGCGATCGCTCAGAGCGTATCCGCACTTATAACTTCCCGCAAACTCGCATTACTGATCACCGTATTGGTTTGACGATCCATCAGTTGGATCAAGTCATGGGTGGTGCATTTGAGTTGCTTATTGATCCACTCGTGGCAAACTTCCAAGCCGAGGCGTTGAAGAAGCAAACTTCTTAA
- a CDS encoding type B 50S ribosomal protein L31, with protein MKQNLHPKVNTVVFKDISCDFSFLGTSTLHSSETVKWEDGKEYPLIKVEISSASHPFFTGKQRVMDTEGRIDRFKKRYGKK; from the coding sequence ATGAAACAAAACCTACATCCAAAAGTAAATACTGTTGTATTTAAAGATATCTCTTGCGATTTCTCTTTCTTGGGAACTTCCACTCTTCACTCTAGCGAAACTGTTAAATGGGAAGACGGCAAAGAATATCCTCTTATTAAAGTTGAGATCTCTTCTGCATCTCACCCGTTCTTCACTGGTAAGCAACGTGTGATGGATACTGAAGGTCGTATCGATCGTTTCAAAAAACGTTACGGCAAAAAGTAA
- a CDS encoding DUF2461 domain-containing protein, whose amino-acid sequence MKKATVIEIPDFKGFSPEAFRFLRSLKKNNRREWFQPRKEDYQRLVHLPMMGLIMELGEVCRGFAPEVPFNPQRNILRVYRDTRFGKDKTPYKTFVGASFPYGNFPKTVDSTGLYMQIEPGEVFIGGGLWKPSSLQLRKIRQFMLQDPDAFLEIIEDKNFKKHFGSIQGEKLKTTPRGISPDHPLVEYLRLKQFFISISLPEDAALKKDLPKKIAAEFKLMMPLLRWLNKSQRMW is encoded by the coding sequence ATGAAAAAGGCCACTGTGATCGAAATTCCGGACTTTAAGGGCTTCTCTCCCGAGGCCTTTCGCTTTCTGCGCTCTCTGAAAAAGAACAATCGCCGTGAATGGTTTCAGCCGCGAAAAGAGGACTACCAACGCTTGGTCCATCTACCGATGATGGGGCTGATCATGGAGCTGGGTGAGGTCTGTCGCGGTTTCGCTCCCGAAGTTCCGTTCAACCCGCAAAGAAATATTCTGCGCGTTTATCGCGACACTCGCTTTGGCAAAGATAAAACGCCCTACAAAACTTTTGTGGGCGCCAGTTTTCCGTACGGAAATTTCCCGAAAACCGTGGATAGCACCGGACTCTACATGCAAATAGAACCGGGAGAAGTTTTCATCGGTGGTGGCTTGTGGAAGCCCTCTTCTTTACAGCTGCGAAAAATCCGTCAGTTTATGCTGCAAGATCCAGATGCTTTCTTAGAGATCATCGAGGATAAAAATTTTAAAAAGCATTTTGGTAGCATTCAGGGAGAAAAACTCAAAACCACTCCGCGAGGGATTTCTCCGGATCATCCTCTTGTTGAATATTTACGCCTTAAACAATTCTTTATCTCGATCAGCCTCCCCGAGGACGCTGCTCTTAAAAAAGATCTTCCCAAAAAGATTGCCGCGGAATTCAAGCTGATGATGCCGCTTTTACGCTGGCTCAACAAATCGCAAAGAATGTGGTGA
- a CDS encoding PilZ domain-containing protein, with protein MEDTLNVPAPRTPLNLEVSFKRNYAREETKGTLKNISITGAFLEFTGGEVRANEKLNLMFVVAGRERKVAAHVIWTNSAGCGVKFMPVNNRDVQIVDDLIYFVENSRNDRRSVMDTIFKKVG; from the coding sequence GTGGAGGATACATTAAATGTTCCGGCACCAAGAACCCCTCTAAACCTCGAGGTTTCCTTCAAACGCAATTACGCACGAGAAGAGACAAAAGGCACGCTTAAGAACATCAGCATCACGGGAGCCTTTCTTGAGTTTACTGGCGGTGAAGTACGCGCCAACGAAAAGCTAAATCTGATGTTTGTCGTTGCAGGTCGCGAGCGCAAAGTTGCAGCTCATGTGATCTGGACAAACTCAGCAGGTTGTGGAGTGAAATTCATGCCTGTAAATAACAGAGACGTGCAAATCGTCGACGACTTGATCTACTTCGTAGAGAACAGCCGTAACGACCGTCGCTCTGTTATGGATACTATCTTCAAAAAAGTAGGATAA
- a CDS encoding DUF192 domain-containing protein, with the protein MGLLLKCLKNKWAFVFTVLFASFVVFSANAADFQKKTIKLGAKTLVVEVAETPDQHERGLMFRDKLPENEGMLFIFKNEETRFFWMKNTLIDLSIAYFDKNGTLIDIQEMKSGKGVPEAALPSYPSAKPAKYALEMSKGWFDKNKIKIGSKLKVP; encoded by the coding sequence ATGGGGTTGCTCTTGAAATGTTTAAAAAATAAGTGGGCGTTCGTTTTTACGGTCCTTTTTGCGAGCTTTGTAGTTTTCTCCGCTAACGCCGCTGACTTTCAGAAGAAGACGATCAAACTGGGAGCTAAGACTTTGGTCGTGGAGGTGGCGGAAACACCCGATCAACACGAACGCGGTTTGATGTTTCGAGATAAATTGCCAGAAAACGAGGGAATGCTTTTCATCTTTAAAAATGAAGAGACAAGATTTTTCTGGATGAAGAATACTTTGATTGATCTCTCTATTGCCTACTTCGATAAAAACGGAACGCTGATCGACATCCAAGAAATGAAATCGGGAAAAGGTGTTCCTGAAGCGGCTCTACCCTCTTATCCCAGCGCAAAGCCGGCCAAGTACGCTCTTGAAATGAGCAAAGGCTGGTTTGACAAAAACAAGATTAAAATTGGCAGCAAGCTGAAAGTCCCATAG
- a CDS encoding Ppx/GppA phosphatase family protein, whose amino-acid sequence MKVAALDLGTNTFLCLIAEGTENGITKVHKDLVQVVRLGQGVDKTGEFHPDALARARQCLTEFKKEIDAQKVDKILAMATSAARDAKNGRELFKIGEDLGIPIEIIPGEDEARITYQGATAGLNDNKKTSLVIDVGGGSTELISGRGSQIFFGESLNIGGVRLTEKFISTQPVPNNERTTLVQYIQEQIAKILPELKKHPIDQIIAVAGTPTSLVAIEVGGFDEKKVDGFFLKKERLQYWVDEFANTTVEEKKNKYGLGGRADIIYAGASILLSVIEALGLSGMIVSTKGVRYGVALEMFKK is encoded by the coding sequence ATGAAAGTTGCGGCTTTAGATCTGGGAACAAATACTTTTCTGTGCCTGATTGCGGAAGGCACAGAAAACGGCATCACAAAAGTTCATAAAGACCTTGTTCAGGTTGTGCGTTTAGGTCAGGGAGTCGACAAAACGGGAGAGTTTCATCCCGACGCTTTGGCAAGAGCACGCCAATGTCTGACCGAATTTAAAAAAGAAATTGATGCGCAGAAAGTGGATAAGATTCTTGCGATGGCAACATCAGCAGCCCGCGACGCGAAAAACGGTCGAGAGCTTTTTAAAATCGGCGAAGACCTTGGTATCCCTATAGAAATCATTCCCGGAGAAGATGAAGCGCGCATTACTTATCAAGGCGCAACCGCGGGACTTAATGACAATAAAAAAACATCTTTGGTCATTGATGTCGGTGGCGGATCAACGGAACTTATCTCTGGAAGAGGATCGCAAATCTTTTTCGGAGAGAGCTTAAATATCGGCGGAGTTCGCCTCACTGAAAAATTCATTAGCACACAGCCAGTTCCAAATAACGAACGCACAACGCTTGTTCAATATATTCAAGAGCAGATCGCAAAGATTCTTCCGGAACTAAAAAAGCATCCGATCGATCAAATCATCGCGGTGGCTGGAACACCGACTTCTTTGGTGGCCATCGAAGTGGGCGGATTCGACGAGAAAAAAGTGGATGGCTTTTTCTTGAAAAAAGAACGTTTGCAGTATTGGGTCGACGAGTTTGCCAATACGACCGTTGAAGAAAAGAAGAACAAATATGGTCTAGGAGGCCGTGCTGACATTATATATGCTGGCGCCTCTATATTATTATCTGTCATTGAGGCCTTGGGTCTTTCGGGAATGATCGTCTCCACAAAAGGAGTTCGTTATGGGGTTGCTCTTGAAATGTTTAAAAAATAA
- the gatB gene encoding Asp-tRNA(Asn)/Glu-tRNA(Gln) amidotransferase subunit GatB: protein MSSRGYEAVIGIEIHVQLSTATKMFCADPTTFNAGDNENTSPVSVGMPGTLPVVNKKAIEYSIKTGLALGCDIRRKSIFARKNYFYPDLPKGYQISQYDQPLCENGTITFKVGDTSKTVSITRAHMEEDAGKSTHHGEYTLINYNRSGIPLLEIVSGPDIRTPVEAAEYARNIRQIVRYLDVCDGNLEEGSMRCDCNVSVRKIGETQFGTKVEIKNVNSFRFVEKAIEYEIERQIDAVERGEKIIQETRLWDPDKNRTFSMRTKEDAQDYRYFADPDLLPVIVSDSMIEQFRKELPELPIARAKRFQDEHALPEYDATVLTTEKDLADFYEATATESKNFKASSNWIMTELLRELNQANKQIKDSPIKPQQLGRMIALIDKGTISGKIAKTVFQEMWDSGKDPEVIIKEKGLVQISDPAALEKIIDEVLAANAQNVEDHKTGKKKNLFGFFVGAVMKASKGQANPELVNKILQEKLK, encoded by the coding sequence ATGTCATCTAGAGGTTATGAAGCCGTCATCGGTATTGAAATTCACGTGCAACTAAGCACTGCCACAAAGATGTTTTGCGCGGATCCAACGACATTCAATGCGGGAGACAACGAAAATACTTCTCCCGTCAGCGTGGGTATGCCTGGAACTTTGCCCGTTGTGAATAAGAAAGCGATCGAGTATTCGATCAAAACCGGCCTCGCGTTGGGATGCGATATTCGTCGCAAATCTATTTTCGCTCGTAAGAACTATTTTTATCCGGATCTTCCCAAGGGTTATCAGATTTCTCAATATGATCAGCCTCTATGTGAAAATGGAACCATCACATTCAAAGTCGGCGACACATCAAAAACTGTTTCTATCACCCGTGCTCACATGGAGGAAGACGCCGGCAAGTCCACTCACCATGGTGAATACACACTTATCAATTACAACCGCTCGGGCATTCCTCTTCTTGAAATCGTTTCCGGTCCAGACATAAGAACGCCTGTTGAGGCGGCGGAGTATGCGAGAAACATCCGCCAAATTGTTCGTTACTTGGATGTTTGCGACGGCAACCTCGAAGAAGGTTCCATGCGCTGCGACTGTAACGTGTCTGTACGCAAGATCGGCGAAACACAATTCGGAACAAAAGTTGAAATTAAAAACGTCAACTCTTTCCGTTTCGTGGAAAAGGCGATTGAGTACGAAATCGAACGTCAGATTGATGCCGTTGAAAGGGGCGAAAAGATCATTCAAGAGACTCGCCTCTGGGACCCGGATAAAAACCGCACGTTCTCGATGCGCACAAAAGAAGATGCGCAGGACTATCGCTACTTTGCCGATCCGGATTTATTGCCTGTGATTGTAAGCGACTCGATGATTGAGCAGTTCCGCAAAGAGCTGCCAGAGCTTCCCATCGCCAGAGCAAAACGCTTTCAAGACGAACACGCCCTTCCAGAATATGATGCAACGGTTTTGACAACGGAAAAAGACCTGGCAGATTTCTACGAGGCGACGGCAACTGAATCCAAAAATTTTAAAGCGTCTTCAAACTGGATTATGACAGAGCTTTTGCGCGAGTTAAATCAGGCAAATAAACAAATTAAAGACTCCCCGATCAAACCCCAACAGTTAGGTCGAATGATTGCTTTGATTGATAAAGGGACGATCTCAGGAAAAATTGCGAAAACCGTTTTCCAGGAGATGTGGGACTCAGGTAAAGATCCAGAAGTGATCATCAAAGAAAAAGGCCTTGTCCAGATTTCTGATCCGGCGGCCTTGGAAAAGATCATCGACGAAGTTTTAGCTGCAAATGCGCAAAATGTGGAAGATCATAAGACAGGTAAGAAGAAAAACCTTTTTGGATTTTTCGTGGGTGCAGTGATGAAGGCTTCAAAAGGCCAAGCAAATCCTGAACTCGTTAATAAGATTCTTCAGGAGAAGTTAAAATAA